TTATTAGTCCTTTGAGAAGTTGAGCAAAATAACTGATTGATGTCAACGGGTGTATCACAGAGCAAGAACGAGTCGCTATCACTGTTACACTTCctgatggaaagaagatcgaaggtAAAGCATGGGAGACCACTCCGTTAGAAATTGCTAGAGGTATCTCACCTGGGTTAGCAGATAAAGTGATAATTGCCAAAGTGAACAACCAAGAATTATGGGATCTCACTCGACCATTGGAATCCTCTTGCGACTTGAAATTGCTCGATTTCGATTCACCCGACAATAATTATGAAGCACGACAAGTGTTCTGGCACTCATCTGCGCATGTGTTAGGTGAAGCTTGTGAGAGGAgatttgatggatgttgcCTAGGTTATGGACCGCCTCTTGAGGAAGGTGGTTTCTTCTATGATATGAGTTTGGCAGGTGGTAGAACAGTCAGTCAAGAGGATTATAAAGGAATAGAAGATGTTTGTAAAATTGCGGTCAAAGAGAAACAACCTTTCGAAAGGCTGGAATTACCAAAAGAAACTTTACTGGAGatgttcaaggtgagtgcaGAGACATCTTGTATCGTCATCTGCCCGGAGAGATTTTACTGATATGAGTTGGCCCGATAGTACAATAAATACAAACAACACTATATCAATGACAAAGTACCTGATGGAACCAGAACCACCGTATACAAGTGTGGACCTCTGATAGATTTATGTCTTGGTCCCCACGTTCCTCATACAGGTAGAATCAAGTCTCTTGCTGttaccaaggtgagtgaaatttTAATTGACTATCTCAACCCGCCCCAAGCTAATGAGACATCGTTCGTGTagaattcatcttcatacttCCTTGGTGATGCTAAAAATGATACCTTCCAACGAGTGTACGGAATGTCTTTCCCCGACAACGACCGAATGAAGGAGTACAAGAAATACCTCGAAGAAGCTGCTAAGCGGGATCACAGGAAGATCGGTAAAGATCAGGAACTTTTCGTGTTCAACGATCTCAGTCCTGGAAGTGCTTTCTTCTTACCACACGGTATGAGAATCTACAACACCCTTATGAACTTtatcaaagtgagtcaggAGAACCATAAAGTCTCGTATACCTGTGATTGTAGCCACAGCTCATATATGCTTCTAGACTGAATACTTCAAACGAGGATTCTCGGAGGGTACGTTTTGCTTTTCACTGCTTTGCGCATTCTTTGAGTAAGACAGCTGACTGAAACTCGTCGATAACAGTCGGATCACCTAACATATTCAACTCCAAATTATGGGAGACTTCAGGACATTGGCAAAACTACTCTGAAGATATGTTCAAACTcaaagttgatgaagatacattCGCTATGAAACCTATGAATTGTCCAGGACATTGTGTGATTTTCGATTCTAGGGAAAGATCATACAAGGAGTTACCATTACGATATGCCGAGTTCGGTGTCTTACATCGAAACGAAGCTAGTGGTGCTTTGTCCGGATTGACAAGAGTGAGAAGATTCGTACAAGATGATGGTAAGCTGACACCTTCATTTCAATCTCCCAACGAACGGAACAAGCTGACGGAATAATGATTATATGGTATAGCTCACATCTTCTGTACACCCGATCAAGTGGAATCTGAATTATACGGAGCTTTCGAATTCCTCGATGCTGTATACAAACCTTTCGGATTCACCTACAAAGTTGGCCTGTCCACCCGAAACCCTAAGAAATGGATGGGTGATCTTGCTTTGTGGGACAAAGCTGAGGCTACCTTGAGAGAAGTACTGGAAAAGAAAGTTCCAGGTAAATGGCACGTtaatgaggaagatgctgCTTTCTATGGTCCTAAGGTTAGTATCCTGCTCGACAGACTCAATGACCCGTCGAATGCTGAATGATTGGTTCGTGCGATAGCTCGATTTCCAATTGACCGACGCATTGAAACGAAACTGGCAATGTGGTACCATCCAGGTAAGCTCAGCTATGTATATCGCGATATTATGTATgactcaagctgatatcatggTTCTGGATCCACTAGCTCGATTTCAACCTTCCCGAGCGATTCAACCTCAAATATCACTCTGCTGAACAAGCTTCTGACTCCACCCCTGGTGCTCAATTCGCTCGACCCGTGATGATTCACCGAGCTATCTTAGGTTCTTTGGAAAGGTTTATTGCTATCATCACTGAATCTTCGGGTGGTaaatggtgagttgaattgTTCGATAATGCCTCAGACCTTGTGTAGCGCCTGGTCCAAGTCGTAAAAAAAGAGTGACTAACTAATCTGCTTGTCATTCTTGCAGGCCATTCTGGTTATCACCCCGACAAGTCGTCGTCATCCCAGTTGCTAAAGCATACGTCGAATACGCCCAACAAGTATCCAAACGATTTACCGAAGCTGGATTATACGCCGAAGCGGACTTGAGTGATAACACTttgaacaagaagatcaggaaTGCTCAAACTGCTCAATGGAACTTTATCATGGGTGAGTTTTTCCTCACACTTCTGGGTATGAGCTGTAGTCGCAATTGTACAAGTAGCTGACGGAAACTATTTGATTCGGGTTTAGTTGTtggtcaagatgaattggattcTCAGTCTGTCAACATCAGAAATAGGGATGACGAAGTGCAAGGCAGAGAGGAGACTGTTAAACTTGATTTGGCGGTTGAGAAGTTGTCTGCGTTGAAGGAAAGTAAAGCTGCTATAAGTAAACTGTAGACAATCGTAAGATTGAAGAACGACATAGATTAGATCAGGTTGAacatacagtatcagcatcattgTCTTTGGCTTGGATCGAAAGTGCAAAGGTCCGGGAGTGTAAGGATGGATGCGGTGGCTGCTTGTACAATTCATGgggatgatatatgattgtaTGATGAGTATGAACAAGTATGCATCGAAAactgaagatgataattCACCGTATATACATACCATCAACTAAAATATCTCCTTTGCAACTACTGAAGCTGACCTAATATTCGTTCTAACCAATTTCCTGAATTATGCGTCATAGTACTGACCATGTCGGGAATTGTCATTCAGATATGATCTTTGTCCCATCTGGTAGTAGCGGGGTGTGGTCGTCCCCAAGCTGGAGGAGGCGGTTCGCAATAGATGGGATTAGATGGTCTCGTTCTGTATGTGCTCGACTGATTGAAATCGGAACGAAAAGTATCCCGAACGATctgatcgatatcgtctTGAGTAGGCGATCGTTGAAATGCAATAGGTAATATCAATTTATTAGCCACTTCGTTcatctcctcaacctctttctcatcaccGTTCCACTCTAATCCCCCGGTCAGTATTTGACGAGCAATCTCTTCAACACTCAGGTTCGTTTCACCTGCCTCTGAATAGGATGAAACGATTGACTCGGCGTAGAATTTCAGTTTCTTGTGCTCGGTCGATAATCCAGAATTAGGCTGACCGTTGCCACTTGCGGTACCACTAGGGTCTTGGGCCGACCCATCATAGTTACCACTAGCTGCATAGCCGTAGTTTCCTTGGTTCGCCCCGTATTGATGGTATTGACCTTGGGATCTTTGAGCTCCTAGCTGAGGATATTGCTGAGTAGAATACCATGAACACTGTGATGACTCATGGGCGGATCGATATGACCCGCTAGCGCCACTTTGACGATCTGTCCCGTTTGGGTATGATGGATTACTCATGCTGTAATGGACAATTGATTGTAGTCCATACAGatagagagggaaagggacGAGTGCAAGGATTAGGGATGAACAAGCAAGCCCCTGTAAATACCTTGGCTTTATCAGCCCTACTCATACCGTCCATACAGAACCTAATCGATATGTGCAACCTGCCTTCTTCGAAGGACCAGAATGAGGAATTGAGCTTCCCAAAAGCGGAGCGAAATGGGACATTACCATTGTCAGAATTATGCGAATAGAAGGAACGATTCAAATTAGAAAGAAGAACCAAATTGCTATGTTCATTCATTTTTCGAAGTACTGTATTCTACATCTGTAAATAAAATCCGCTAAAAGGAGATTTTGGCTTCGTCAATGCAATTTGCGGAAAATTTGCAAATACACTACTCGACAACTCTAGGTTGTACAAAGGATAAACAAAAGGTCGACTGAATCCGTCAATCCAATTTGTTAGTCATTCGAAGCATTATATCATATACGGTAGGAGGGGATTTGTGCGCTGCATGTGGCAAGGAACTTGACCACCCCGAAATACTGTATTTTGTCATCTTACAAGCTGCAGTTTCAATCTTGCACCAAAATCGAGGTCATCCAGAGTTCTACTTGGGTACCCTAAAGATGTTCACAAAGTTCCTCACTCAATTTATTGCCTTCATATCAATCGACAGTGGTAGTAGCTCTGAGAAACTAACGTGATTTCGATCTTATAAGTTAGTAAAATGCCAGTttttgtactgtatacagCACAAGTACACATTCCATCTCCGCTCAAGCATCAGCGGTGTGCATGACATTTGGTATCATGACACTCATATGTAGAAGTTGCTCACTGGACTTGCCATTATGGCACTTCAAAATGCAAGAGGGGCTTGTGACCATGACTTCGGACACCGATCGTATACGATTGCAGCGAATTACCAGATTCCTGAAGTCGGAGTTTCGATACCAGCCATTAAATATTGTTGCATATGAATATGACATGTTGTAGACCGACTCTATCCactttcctttttctttcccCTAACGGTTCATTACTGTGTCACAATGATGGTATCTTACAATTCCAAAGCGCTGTTCCATATCCCCTTAACCAGCTCGACCGCTCTcctatcaatctcatcattttcatccgTAGATGAGCGAAGGGAGAATACGGAATTCTCAATTGGTTCCGCCAGTGGTATGAGGTGTGGAGACCACTATAAGAGTTATCAGGATTTCAATAGCCAATCAGCTTTGGTAACTTGAGGCGAAAGTAGTTGGTATGTGATGTGGTGTTAGAAAGTACGACTTACCAATCTGACAAATTCCTTATACCATCCTAATCTTGCTCGCACACTCCATAACCCCTCTTCACCACTGTTCAATAACGTCAAAACACCTTTCAAACCTTGATTCGAACTTGCCGAGTTGATGGGCAATAATGAAGTAACGAATTGCTTGATAGTTGCAATCAATATTTTTTCTAATCTTGTCGATTGGATATCCAGGGAAGTTTGTGCATCGTTAAACGCTTTTGAACCTTCCGCTCGTGTATCTATCAAAACAAATTGAATCTAAACATCAGTCATTTTCTCAAAAGTGTCAGTTGTGAATAgtactcaccctcttccatatcttcttcacccgttccttcacctacatcaccacctttctccaacaACTCTGCTGCTCTCCTCGCTCTagccatctcatcctctctttcgaTCACCTTTAATCTATTTTTGATACTTTGGGTCCTTCCAACATGCTTCTCAATGGTCATTTTAAGTATCTCAAATTTCCATCCGTCCGTCCACCCATCGCCTTCTTCTACCTCGTCCGAATCAGTTGATTCAAAGAGATATTCTACTATATCTAGTCCTTCCAAAATACCATATTGAAGATATTTATCAACACttatcaatttcaattgATGAGAATGCTTCCAATAGGTCCATACACTCTCTAACAATAATTGTCTAGAGGAACTTTCAGAAGTCAAATATCTCAATAGGTCGAGATATCGTTCAGTAGCATTTAAGAAATGCGAGAATGACCTCGAACCTAGATGAAGTAAAGTCTCGAAAACCATCTTTCGAATGTCTTCTGATATAGATTCGCCAGGGCCGGAGTTTGAATTTGGTAGAGTTTCAATATGGGTTCGAATGTCCGAAGGAGAAGTCTTGGATCGGAAGAGTTGTAGAAGTTCTTTAGCCTCGGTGTGTAATGGGTGATCTATGGCAACAGGAGTCAGCTCCACTTGGAACTTAAGGGCTATTACCAGAGCTGAGAAACTTACCTGGCTTTTCATATGGCCAGAATGGCTCGGGTGGTTCAGACGAGATCACCCCTGCACCTTCAGCTTTCATGGGTTCGGGTAAGGTATCGAGGATACGATCGTAGTACGCCAGACGGACCTCCAATTCGGTGACACGTCGCATGAAGGCTCGTTTTGGGTAGGAAAGGGGTAAGTCCAAGTCTGGGATCCTGAAAGACGAGATGAACGTCATTAGTCAGGGTAGATAGGACGGTAGTGAGACAAGGGGAAACATCAAAAGGCCGTAGAGGTCGCTTGATCAGGATCATCCGGATGATTCGTAAGCAAGAACAGAACTCACCATtccttccacatccactGGAACCCGAAATTACTCAAATGCGTACTGAACCAAACCGCAACTCTATTCTGGCACTCAACGTCCAATGCACCCTCTGAGCCGCCAGAACCTAAATAACTGAAAATCTTCCTTACGGCCCTCCCGACAGGGGGAGCAACGGTATTAGGTGAGATCTTACATAGTTCAGTTATCACTGATCCATAGTATATTGATTTATAGGTTGATCTAGGTAATGTTAACAACGAATTTAGAAGCGTCGATATTATCAAAGATTCACTGGACCAGGTCGATAGTACTttgtcttcatcttcttcggtagGTGGATTGACAGGTTTGAACGTATTTGAAGGTAAGAATTTTCTGAATGAGAGAAGTAGTGTAGCACATTCCTTTCGGTTCACTTCGTATATGTTTATGATATCTAACACTAAACTTCGGAgtacccatccttccaatGTCTCAGGTGGAGGAACGACCTATCGTTTTTCCCAaggatcagctgaagatctCTATAGTCTGTGAAGGATACCTAGCTCACATCGTCCCCGAATAGCTTTATATTCCCAATTCtaccttcacctttatctAGTTCGTTCGAGTCTACAGCGTACATCTCAGGTGGCATCGAGATGGGCGACAATTCGTATGGATCCGATTGAATTGTTCCGTCGGATAATGTCGCCGATTCCCAATATCGAGGTAGACTGTGAGGAAGGGCGAAAGAGTCGGCACGTAAGGCATGAAGAGCGGAAAGGAAGTTGTCGAGCGTCTATGTTCATCTCGAGATTCAGCTATACTCATATTTTGAGTCTATAACAGATCAGGATCACTGACATCAGGTGTGGGTGTATGTTCTTGGCCATCCAGCGAGACCGGTGAGAAAGGATCAACCAGTGATTTCACTTCGTTCCTCCTACCGATTATATAACCTTCGATTGCAGAGACGAGGttttctacttcttctgGGTGATTTTCGTACAGTACTCTGCCAGACTGTAAAAGGAGGGAATCAGTAGCTGTTCCGCGCCCAGGTTTTTACAGCTGATACACTTACACGTATCAGGCCTTCTCCTACAGCCCTGACGGCTCTTTCGGCTCtatctcctccaccaccaactTCCTCTAAAACTGCGAGTAAGGATTTATATACGCCTagaagagacgaagaggTGACTAGACCAGCAGGGAcgaggagggagaagaactGGAGCTGTAAATGATGTATGAACGTTGTCAGTAATTGAACTAAATTTGGTGCGGTCCATCTCGTCACATTGGGGGACTTATGTAGGTATCAAGCTTGTATTTCCGCAGCACTCATTCTTGACCGCATACAGATTCGAGATTCGAGAATTGAGATAGAAAGAAGGACTCACTCCCAGCCTGACATTCTGCCATTCTCTTCCCTCCACCCAGCCTCTCAAGGCCCTACTTAGATCCTCCAGAACTTCACGACCGtactcaacatcctcatcgttgGAATCATCTGCTTTACGTTTGTCCCCAACTTGAGCCTCGTCACCCTCGTTAGGTTCTGTTGTAGGTGAATTGCGTCgagagagggataagagTAGGACAACGAGGTATGAGTGTTTGTGAGGTTGTTGAGTTACACTGaggatatgatatggtagaAGCAGGACATCAGTATTTTTTGTTGAGCATATAGCGGGATGTGAATATTAGAAGTACGGAATGGAGTATGTGAATATGACGATAGGTGCAGAAATGTATTACGAAAAACGGCTCACCTTATTCTGAAACCCTCACAGACACCCGCAGAACCTTCCCTCCAAGCTCTCTTGAGCACTCTAGATAATCGATGTGGGTCGTCGACTGGGTGATATTCCTACATAAGCGAATGGAGAAGTAAATCCATCAGCTACCCTTCATTGCTGGTAACATGTTCCCAGAAGTAGGGGGATAACgcacatcatcatcacccaactttagaaccatcttcctcattctcgCATTTGAATTTTCAGGTATAGGGGGTCTACTATCCCTTggacctcctcctcctctaccaccacctcgtccaccacGTCTATCATCTGATGAAAATGCATCTATCAGCTTGAGTTCAGTGCATACGATggtcagctcacctcttcctcttcctcttcctccacctcttcctggAGAACCGTACCCTCCATAACCACCTGGTGAGCCGAAAGCTGCCGCATAGGGATTACCGAAACCCATCATCTGGGCAGGGTTGAATCCGTTTTGATAACTCATCGTGAGAAATGGGACTACTCCGCTTGTAACAGAgtatggatgaggtgaaaaGATATAAAATCGTAGGTTGAGTGATAAAATATGTACGAGCATTCGAATATTTACTTTGGGATGGGGTAGGagacggaatcaaattgtGGCACCGGCCATCGTATGAGTTAATGGCAATACTACCTGTACATACCAGATGATCTGCAAGGTAGAGTGAGTATAGATGATGGGAGCAGAGTGGTGTGCGATGCATTGACATCGAGATATGAGATATAAAAATTGATATCTATGGTATATTACAACAGATTGATATGCTAGGTATCCATAAATATGACTAATCCGATCTtttccccttcccttccctctgCCAGAAACCTAAGAAACGACCATGTGGATAACACCTCTAACGAGTCCAACCGAGATTTCTACACCAGCCTTGTTCCCGTCGGCTGCTCGCTAACACCCTGCTCATTCCTCAACCTACTATCGAGACTCTTCTGTTCATTatactctttcatcctcaattCTCGTTCTTTAGCTCGCTGTTCCTTCGATTGCGATTCGAGTAACTGCGGTGGAGGCGATATCACACAGGTCGTACATTCCTCGTCTATCACAGGAGCAGGTTGTTGAACAGGCGACGAAGGTGTATTTAATGGTGTTCCAGACGAGTGAGCTGTACTTGCTACTTCCTTCGAAGGTTGGGAAGTAAGTGCAGATGGAGTGATGGGTTTGAGGACTGCTGCAGCTGCTGATGCGGCTGCTTTGGCTGCTATTCTAGCTTCGTCCTTTATCACCCCTTGATACATTGTCTATAGTCCTTCATCAGTATACGATCCCTGATAtagaagggaaggagagaggCGAGGGGAAGAGATCTTTGGCTCACATCAGATTCCCGTTTCTGTATATAATGCACACCCCATACTGTCACTCCGGAGACTAGGAAGGAGGATGCTAAAAAGATCTTTGATGCTCTTGACATGTTGATTGGGTACGATGATGGTCATTCAATTGGAGACATAGGTAAGTAGGATCGAGATCGCCCTTCTTTGTTCATGGCATTGCTGCATCTTTTTGCTTTCGCTGATGCAAATTCAATAGATTGAGCTGAATAGTTTATGCCACGTGGCTATTACGTATTTGGATGAGGTCGTGATTGTTTTCGTCAATGGATCAGTGCGCGTGTCAGATTCCATCTCTCATTAAACCAGGCTGGTTCAATGTACATGTGTAACAGATATCACCTAATTGTTCTTCTGCTATACATACAATATCCACTCACTTCGCTCATCTATTGGCCTCAGACTCGCAGACGAAGAGTAGAAGAACGGAAGAGGCATCGCGACAGCCAGTGTCATACCCCATCTCTTATCTTGCTTCGTCGTCCATCTGGTCACCTTTGGAAGCTTTAGCGGCCTGGCAGCCTTTGACAGAAGTGAGAGGTGGCGAAGATGTCAGGTAACAACATCAAAGTAAGTTAGCTTCCTCTCTCTGTCCCGGCTCCCACGTTGGCGTGGGTGACTAAAGCTGATCCACCCTGCTATTCATAGGTAGTCTGCCGGTAGGTATAGCTGGAATGGATGACAGTGTCAATCAG
This window of the Kwoniella europaea PYCC6329 chromosome 3, complete sequence genome carries:
- a CDS encoding threonine-tRNA ligase; protein product: MSSAAHPVHSSSEPAKPAEGLEPVTPGASATQVNKKQGGGDKPNKKEKKEKKGGGGGPLELNPPPEFFAERIQIYDKYKAEYEEFVAKQERVAITVTLPDGKKIEGKAWETTPLEIARGISPGLADKVIIAKVNNQELWDLTRPLESSCDLKLLDFDSPDNNYEARQVFWHSSAHVLGEACERRFDGCCLGYGPPLEEGGFFYDMSLAGGRTVSQEDYKGIEDVCKIAVKEKQPFERLELPKETLLEMFKYNKYKQHYINDKVPDGTRTTVYKCGPLIDLCLGPHVPHTGRIKSLAVTKNSSSYFLGDAKNDTFQRVYGMSFPDNDRMKEYKKYLEEAAKRDHRKIGKDQELFVFNDLSPGSAFFLPHGMRIYNTLMNFIKTEYFKRGFSEVGSPNIFNSKLWETSGHWQNYSEDMFKLKVDEDTFAMKPMNCPGHCVIFDSRERSYKELPLRYAEFGVLHRNEASGALSGLTRVRRFVQDDAHIFCTPDQVESELYGAFEFLDAVYKPFGFTYKVGLSTRNPKKWMGDLALWDKAEATLREVLEKKVPGKWHVNEEDAAFYGPKLDFQLTDALKRNWQCGTIQLDFNLPERFNLKYHSAEQASDSTPGAQFARPVMIHRAILGSLERFIAIITESSGGKWPFWLSPRQVVVIPVAKAYVEYAQQVSKRFTEAGLYAEADLSDNTLNKKIRNAQTAQWNFIMVVGQDELDSQSVNIRNRDDEVQGREETVKLDLAVEKLSALKESKAAISKL